One uncultured Tolumonas sp. genomic window carries:
- a CDS encoding sugar ABC transporter permease — MMNHHSESLPSKGSSSKATLQNEVIPQKKKRSLQQRRSRAAWILIAPALILLASVAGWPLLRTLFYSFTDAALDTPDVYNMVGFDNYLSWVDGESFGVLADPLWWKAVLNTLWFTGISVSFELFFGMLLAMLMNQKFRGQGLVRAAILVPWAIPTIVTAKMWGWMFHDQYGVINDLLTRVGIIHEPLAWIAEADLSMWAVVFADVWKTVPFMALMLLAALQMISADLYEAARVDGATAWQRFTRITLPLIMPAMIVALIFRVMDALRVFDLIYVLTSNSEATISISGYAREQMVSYQQMGSGSAASVLVFMMVAGIAACFLYIGRMNDEGKENK; from the coding sequence ATGATGAACCACCATTCCGAATCATTGCCTTCCAAGGGAAGTAGCTCGAAGGCAACGCTGCAAAACGAAGTCATTCCGCAAAAGAAAAAACGCAGTCTGCAACAACGCCGTAGCCGCGCCGCTTGGATCTTAATTGCACCGGCGCTGATCCTGCTGGCTTCGGTGGCTGGCTGGCCATTGCTGCGCACCCTGTTTTACAGCTTTACCGACGCTGCATTAGATACCCCGGATGTGTATAACATGGTCGGCTTTGATAACTACCTATCTTGGGTTGATGGTGAAAGTTTTGGCGTATTAGCTGATCCACTGTGGTGGAAAGCGGTATTAAACACCCTTTGGTTTACTGGGATCTCGGTCTCGTTTGAATTGTTCTTCGGCATGTTATTGGCAATGCTGATGAACCAGAAATTCCGCGGACAAGGCTTGGTTCGTGCAGCCATTCTGGTGCCATGGGCGATTCCGACTATCGTGACCGCTAAAATGTGGGGCTGGATGTTCCACGATCAATACGGTGTGATTAACGACTTATTGACTCGGGTAGGCATTATTCATGAACCGCTGGCGTGGATCGCCGAAGCCGATCTGTCTATGTGGGCCGTCGTGTTTGCTGATGTGTGGAAAACCGTTCCCTTTATGGCACTGATGTTGTTGGCAGCCTTGCAAATGATCTCAGCAGATCTTTACGAAGCCGCCCGCGTTGATGGTGCGACTGCATGGCAACGCTTCACCCGCATCACCCTGCCGTTGATTATGCCAGCCATGATTGTGGCGCTGATCTTCCGGGTCATGGATGCCTTGCGTGTATTCGACCTGATTTATGTGCTCACTTCCAACAGTGAAGCCACCATCTCAATTTCTGGTTATGCCCGTGAACAGATGGTCTCTTATCAACAGATGGGCTCCGGTTCGGCCGCTTCCGTGTTGGTATTCATGATGGTTGCCGGTATCGCGGCCTGCTTCCTCTACATCGGCCGTATGAATGACGAAGGCAAGGAGAACAAATAA